In Daphnia pulicaria isolate SC F1-1A chromosome 9, SC_F0-13Bv2, whole genome shotgun sequence, the genomic stretch gaaaagacaGTTACAATACCTTACCTTTGAAATAGTATGTCCCAAAAGGAAGGCAAAGTCGTTATTAGACGTTATACAGGCGCTAGTTTCCACATCTGATTGTTCTTACTTCTTATATATCCTCTCGACCCTACAGCTCGATGAGGTCATAAAAATGTTGGCTGCCATAAGAAATGACATCTGTAAACGGCCGGATTTCCGCGAGGTGAAAGTTTGCCGTTTTCATCACGACGACGCCATCAGGTAGAATTATAATTCGGCTTTACGCCCCGTTTTATTTCGTCATTGCTAATGACACCCATCCAGTCAAATTTTCCTTCCAAATGACGACATACATTTTCAAGGAATTTTGAAAGTGTACAGTCCTGTTGAACTTGAGAAAACCATACACAGACGTAATCAAATATGACTGTCGGTATTGATTTCAAACTTTCACTCGACCATTTTGGGCATAAAAAGACTCTACGAATCTGTTGATTTGAACAATATGTATGCTGATGTGACGGTAAAGAATAGTACATGTGGTTTCCTATCGCTGTTGTATGACGGCGCACTCTTTGTGAGTTATGATTGTTTTGAAAAAGgtctttcactttcttttggTTACACGTCCGCGTCCTCAGTCATCGATCACGGAGGCCTCTGTCGGCACTAGACAGTTGACTACGTAAATAGGACATTCAGAGCTGCATGTTTGCTTTTCTGTGGTTTGTGTTTCTTTGAAAccacaaaaatgaattttgaaagaGGCTCTGAGAAAATTATGATGTGGGGGATTCGGTCTAAAAGTAATTATCTGCGGGTTTCGtgtaaatttttacttttatctcTTCTGTAGTAGGGGTGAAACTTATTGAAACGaactaaaaatattaaaattactCCCTATCCGTTCAGCGGATGTCGAGTGCGGATGAGAAAATTGCTTTAATCGTTTTCGATCGTTGGGATAGGATaggggtcgatttttaataatttctatCGATTTCTTGATCATGAATAATTAGAagaaaagtgtcgtctgcaAGTTTCAAGCATGACAGCAGTTGGTCGGACCATGGCCTACTATATGGGTCGGACAAAGCAGCGTGAACAAAGTTTaagataacaaacaaaatggaatGATAGCATTCGAATTCAGCTGAAGGTAAAATCACGAGGTAAAATACTATGTGAATACTAAAGTATTTATATGTTTACAATCTATCTGGATAGCAATCGTTGGTTTATGCGAAAACGTGGAAACAccaaattttctatttgctcTATACTTCTAGAGAttaaagttgaaaatttttaaaataattaaaaacaaaattataatcTGAAACACAATTTGATTGTGAGCCAATCATTCAAGTGTGAAAATGTGGAAGACAATAATTTCAATAGTAATTCAACTTCTCTCTAAAAAGCTAAGTGAAATTTTACGATCAAGCAGGACTTGCTGAGGCACCTCCCagccaaattaaatttgtgcCCATATAAAACATACAGGTatagattttcaaaaatttgtattcATATGCAGGATTGATTTACATTAATTGATGGCTTATAAACGTCTGAATAGGCACTTGTTGGGGATAACTCTTTATACAATCGACAGAGCTAAATAGTATTGGTGAAGATCTGCTGCCagtgaataagaaaagaagtaaTCATTAATCAAATGCCTTAATTATTTTGCTAGAATGATAATTGCGTATTTGGATTGCTAACCTGCTGTTAACTTAACGACCATAACTGGCTCCTAAAGAAGCACCTTGGCTAGCACCATGCCCACCAGTCATGGGAGCTCCGTGAGAAGGAGCTGCGGGAGCCACATGTCCGCCATAGcctccagaagaagaagatgctgcACTACCATATCCCCCGGAAGCCGGAGCGGGAGCTACATGAACGGGAGCTGCGTGAGAAGGAGCTGAGGGAGCAGCGTGTTGTCCACCATAGCCTCCGGAAGCCGGAGCGGGGCGATTACCGTGTCCTTCAGCAGAAGGAACACCACCATAGCCTCCAGCTGAAGGAGCAGATGCTCCAGCACCATATCCTCCGGAAGCCTGAGCGGGAGCTGCTTGAACAGGAGCTGCGTGAACAGGAGCTGCGTGAACAGGAGCTGCGTGAACAGGAGCTGCGTGAACAGGAGCTGCGGGAGCCGCATGACCACCATAGCctccagcagaagaagaagatgcccCAGCACCGTATCCTCCGGAAGACGGAGCCGGAGCTACGTGAACGGGAGCTGCGTGAGAAGGAGCTGAGGGAGCAGCGTGTTGTCCACCATAGCCTCCGGAAGCCGGAGCGGGAGCGGGGCGATTACCGTGTCCTCCAGCAGAAGGAACACCACCATAGCCTCCAGCAGAAGGAGCAGATGCTCCAGCACCATATCCTCCGGAAGCCGGAGCGGGTGCAACGTGAACAGGAGCTGCGTGAGAAGGAGCTGAGGGAGCTGCATGTTGTCCACCATAGCCTCCGGAAGCCGGAGCGGGAGCGCGGCGACTACCGTGTCCTCCAGCAGAAGGAACACCACCATAGCCTCCAGCTGAGGGAGCTGCATGTTGTCCACCATAGCCTGCAGAAGGAGCGGGAGCTACATGCCCAGCAGATTGTCCACCATATCCACCTGCTGCGGGACGAGCTGCGTGACCTGCAGATTGTCCACCATATCCACTTGCTGCGGGACGAGCTGCGTGACCTGCAGACTGACCACCGTAACCGGCTGGACGAGGAGCAGCTGGAGCTACAGCGGCATGGCCACCTCCGTAACCAGTTGACGAAGCAGCGGCCTGCCCCCCGTATCCTCCAGTCATCGGACGAGATTGGCCTTTACCTTTTCCCGATGGACGAGGAGCAGCTGGACGAGGAGCTGAACCGTATCCACCTTGGGAGCTTCCATATCCGGAACTAGCTAAAGTGGGACGAGGAGAATGCCCACCGCCCCCGTAACTGTTTCCGGTCATCGGACGAGCTGGCTGACCACCCCCGTAGCCACCCCCGTGACCACCACCCGATTGCATCGTGTTGTACCCGCCACCACCTCCTAAAATCAGGTAATATCCgtcaattattattacagaTATTTCGGGATTATTTGGTATTGTTAATTAATTACCTCCGCACGGTACCATGCACATCACCTGTCCGTAGACTTGGGATGACTGAACGTAGGAACTCATCATGCTACTACCGCCTGAATGAATCgattgaaattaaataacTAAAGTGAAAGTCTTACATGCGCTGATTATAGATTGTTTAGTAGTTTCAGCAGTTGTGTTACCATAGCCACCACTTCTGCCTCTGCCTCGTCCTGCATCGACAAACATTAGGGTTTTTATAAGATGATTAGTTTGACAGCAGTTACAATTTGAGCGGAATTAAttcttaataataaattagCGCAACAACGAATAATCTTCACTTACCTTTTTTGGTGGCGTCAATcgacgacactagaacggccaCCACTGCCACTGCGCactgaaaaacgaaaagaaaaatgaggaTATAAAATCCTGGCGATCCTAGTCGAAAATCTAATAAAACCCACCAGAATCTTTGAAAAGGCAAGCATTTTCTTTCACGTCGCTCTTTGATCTGCAACTGAAGACCCAAACATCATCCGTCGCCTTTTTTATAGACCCACCATTCACGCTATTTGAGAATAGGGAGGAGCAAAAAGTCAACTAGGAAAAGTTTTCATACCTTTCTCGTCTTGCTGTGTGTTCCCTCCCACCTTTTCTAGCATCGGGTAGAAGGAAAAATCTGaagaaactttttgtttttctcgagTGAAAATAAAGAGAGAAGCGCTTCGCCTCTTCACGGCCGCGTTTCGTGATCAACCTTCAGCTCACTCTCTCTTTTCAACGCGCGTTTTGTTGTCTCCCTGCAAAACGAATGTGTATAGATGCGCGCTCGTATCTATACGTGCCGTATTGTTTCCCACGCGTGCGGGGGCTGCGGCCAACGAGAACCTTATTGTCTTGATAGCGCGGGTCCCGCGTCATCACTTATTATGACAACGAGAAGGTGTGCTGCTGATGGCCCGCTATGACCCGCGTATTCACGcgggtcttttttctttttggtcccGCTAGATTCAATAACTGTTATTTATGTAACCTATAGAGTCGGTGAACAGGAGAATCTTGATATTGACGCCACACCTGGAAAATAGTAAATGTCTAGATTTCATCAGGCGGGTAATAGGACGTTATTCAACGTTGGAAAGTGGAGATTATTACGTGAGCGCAGCGCTGACCTGTCGTCTTGGCCCCATACAATTCGTGCAGGGGACCATGGCAACACTTTTATTGCGAGAGAGGTGGATCATCATCAACGGCACGACATTTATATACACACGTATAATTTGCGTCAGAATGAGGGGAAGTCACGATCATCCTGGAAATATTTACGCCTACGAGTCAAAATAACCGAAAAACCGAATTTTGACGAATgggattttcttttcctcggcGGACCGAGACTCGTCTAAGTGGCCTCACCGCGATATATGAGCGAATGATTCCAACAGAGTTAATTGACAACATGTGAGAGTGCCAAAACTTTACCCAAGCTACAAGTATAGGATTTTCTGTAATTACAAACAACTGATTATTATATACTGGTAAAGTCTGTTGGAAAAAGCACGCTTGCTGGTGTGTAGATTTCTCCATTCTCCCACGTCTTTCAACAACCGGCAGGTCGGAtggaaacacacaaaaaaagagagaattaAAGATGAGACGACTAACAGCGTCCAAGATTATAGGCGTcgactcttctcttttctcgttttctttctctctcgttgcGGATGAATCACGTAAGACTTTCACTCAATGCAGATAACGTTTCGcggttttaatttaaatttactttTCAGTTTGCAATGCTAATCGGTCGAATGTATCCGATTCGCAATACgtttcaaatttgttgtttttgaccGTAAAACTATTAGCACGACAATACTGAACTTATCGAATTTTGTTAtgagttaaattttttattagtttcAATTCTGACTTGATTCATATATGTGTAATGATTGCGCAAGTTTCTCATGGATCAATTCCGCACGGACGATATGAGCGACCCGAGAGATGAATAATgctcctttctcttttcttttgatcgaCACATGCACGCAATAATCAAGGTCTTCGTTGTTGACTCCTAcagctttaaaaaacaacaaaaattattcaaccGGCTCAAATTTTATTGGCGAAAGTGTCCACATGGAACAAGCACCAGCAGATCTCCGACTGATAAAACGGCcgtcagaaacaaaaaacagatgtTGCATCATTAACctacatttctttattacagtcAACTTTGATGATTTAAAGAAGAGGCCTTTTACtctacaataaaacaaatttttgacaaCTCTGAGCGAGAGAAAATTgcatgaaatgaaaattaaatgacttataaatgaaaatgaaatttcaacTCCAAAAAATTAGTCGACTAATTTCGCCATTCGAAAGCTCTGTCAttataattaacatttcacGTATAATTATAATCATTATCAAATCGCAAAAAAGACGAAATTAATGTACTTGAGTTAGTTGAATTCAGATACGgtctaatttttcaaatgctaTACTATCATCCTTCAACAGGTTTCAAACA encodes the following:
- the LOC124313044 gene encoding spidroin-2-like isoform X2, whose protein sequence is MLAFSKILCAVAVVAVLVSSIDATKKGGSSMMSSYVQSSQVYGQVMCMVPCGGGGGGYNTMQSGGGHGGGYGGGQPARPMTGNSYGGGGHSPRPTLASSGYGSSQGGYGSAPRPAAPRPSGKGKGQSRPMTGGYGGQAAASSTGYGGGHAAVAPAAPRPAGYGGQSAGHAARPAASGYGGQSAGHAARPAAGGYGGQSAGHVAPAPSAGYGGQHAAPSAGGYGGVPSAGGHGSRRAPAPASGGYGGQHAAPSAPSHAAPVHVAPAPASGGYGAGASAPSAGGYGGVPSAGGHGNRPAPAPASGGYGGQHAAPSAPSHAAPVHVAPAPSSGGYGAGASSSSAGGYGGHAAPAAPVHAAPVHAAPVHAAPVHAAPVQAAPAQASGGYGAGASAPSAGGYGGVPSAEGHGNRPAPASGGYGGQHAAPSAPSHAAPVHVAPAPASGGYGSAASSSSGGYGGHVAPAAPSHGAPMTGGHGASQGASLGASYGR
- the LOC124313044 gene encoding spidroin-2-like isoform X7, whose amino-acid sequence is MLAFSKILCAVAVVAVLVSSIDATKKGRGRGRSGGYGGSSMMSSYVQSSQVYGQVMCMVPCGGGGGGYNTMQSGGGHGGGYGGGQPARPMTGNSYGGGGHSPRPTLASSGYGSSQGGYGSAPRPAAPRPSGKGKGQSRPMTGGYGGQAAASSTGYGGGHAAVAPAAPRPAGYGGQSAGHAARPAASGYGGQSAGHAARPAAGGYGGQSAGHVAPAPSAGYGGQHAAPSAGGYGGVPSAGGHGSRRAPAPASGGYGGQHAAPSAPSHAAPVHVAPAPASGGYGAGASAPSAGGYGGVPSAGGHGNRPAPAPASGGYGGQHAAPSAPSHAAPVHVAPAPSSGGYGAGASSSSAGGYGGHAAPAAPVHAAPVHAAPVHAAPVHVAPAPASGGYGSAASSSSGGYGGHVAPAAPSHGAPMTGGHGASQGASLGASYGR
- the LOC124313044 gene encoding glycine-rich cell wall structural protein 1.8-like isoform X9 — its product is MLAFSKILCAVAVVAVLVSSIDATKKGRGRGRSGGYGGSSMMSSYVQSSQVYGQVMCMVPCGGGGGGYNTMQSGGGHGGGYGGGQPARPMTGNSYGGGGHSPRPTLASSGYGSSQGGYGSAPRPAAPRPSGKGKGQSRPMTGGYGGQAAASSTGYGGGHAAVAPAAPRPAGYGGQSAGHAARPAASGYGGQSAGHAARPAAGGYGGQSAGHVAPAPSAGYGGQHAAPSAGGYGGVPSAGGHGSRRAPAPASGGYGGQHAAPSAPSHAAPVHAAPSHAAPVHVAPAQASGGYGAGASAPSAGGYGGVPSAEGHGNRPAPASGGYGGQHAAPSAPSHAAPVHVAPAPASGGYGSAASSSSGGYGGHVAPAAPSHGAPMTGGHGASQGASLGASYGR
- the LOC124313044 gene encoding spidroin-2-like isoform X4; this translates as MLAFSKILCAVAVVAVLVSSIDATKKGRGRGRSGGYGGSSMMSSYVQSSQVYGQVMCMVPCGGGGGGYNTMQSGGGHGGGYGGGQPARPMTGNSYGGGGHSPRPTLASSGYGSSQGGYGSAPRPAAPRPSGKGKGQSRPMTGGYGGQAAASSTGYGGGHAAVAPAAPRPAGYGGQSAGHAARPAASGYGGQSAGHAARPAAGGYGGQSAGHVAPAPSAGYGGQHAAPSAGGYGGVPSAGGHGSRRAPAPASGGYGGQHAAPSAPSHAAPVHAAPSHAAPVHVAPAPSSGGYGAGASSSSAGGYGGHAAPAAPVHAAPVHAAPVHAAPVHAAPVQAAPAQASGGYGAGASAPSAGGYGGVPSAEGHGNRPAPASGGYGGQHAAPSAPSHAAPVHVAPAPASGGYGSAASSSSGGYGGHVAPAAPSHGAPMTGGHGASQGASLGASYGR
- the LOC124313044 gene encoding spidroin-2-like isoform X5; protein product: MLAFSKILCAVAVVAVLVSSIDATKKGRGRGRSGGYGGSSMMSSYVQSSQVYGQVMCMVPCGGGGGGYNTMQSGGGHGGGYGGGQPARPMTGNSYGGGGHSPRPTLASSGYGSSQGGYGSAPRPAAPRPSGKGKGQSRPMTGGYGGQAAASSTGYGGGHAAVAPAAPRPAGYGGQSAGHAARPAASGYGGQSAGHAARPAAGGYGGQSAGHVAPAPSAGYGGQHAAPSAGGYGGVPSAGGHGNRPAPAPASGGYGGQHAAPSAPSHAAPVHVAPAPSSGGYGAGASSSSAGGYGGHAAPAAPVHAAPVHAAPVHAAPVHAAPVQAAPAQASGGYGAGASAPSAGGYGGVPSAEGHGNRPAPASGGYGGQHAAPSAPSHAAPVHVAPAPASGGYGSAASSSSGGYGGHVAPAAPSHGAPMTGGHGASQGASLGASYGR
- the LOC124313044 gene encoding glycine-rich cell wall structural protein 1.0-like isoform X8 — its product is MLAFSKILCAVAVVAVLVSSIDATKKGRGRGRSGGYGGSSMMSSYVQSSQVYGQVMCMVPCGGGGGGYNTMQSGGGHGGGYGGGQPARPMTGNSYGGGGHSPRPTLASSGYGSSQGGYGSAPRPAAPRPSGKGKGQSRPMTGGYGGQAAASSTGYGGGHAAVAPAAPRPAGYGGQSAGHAARPAASGYGGQSAGHAARPAAGGYGGQSAGHVAPAPSAGYGGQHAAPSAGGYGGVPSAGGHGSRRAPAPASGGYGGQHAAPSAPSHAAPVHVAPAPASGGYGAGASAPSAGGYGGVPSAGGHGNRPAPAPASGGYGGQHAAPSAPSHAAPVHVAPSHAAPVHVAPAPASGGYGSAASSSSGGYGGHVAPAAPSHGAPMTGGHGASQGASLGASYGR
- the LOC124313044 gene encoding glycine-rich cell wall structural protein 1.8-like isoform X1, producing the protein MLAFSKILCAVAVVAVLVSSIDATKKGRGRGRSGGYGGSSMMSSYVQSSQVYGQVMCMVPCGGGGGGYNTMQSGGGHGGGYGGGQPARPMTGNSYGGGGHSPRPTLASSGYGSSQGGYGSAPRPAAPRPSGKGKGQSRPMTGGYGGQAAASSTGYGGGHAAVAPAAPRPAGYGGQSAGHAARPAASGYGGQSAGHAARPAAGGYGGQSAGHVAPAPSAGYGGQHAAPSAGGYGGVPSAGGHGSRRAPAPASGGYGGQHAAPSAPSHAAPVHVAPAPASGGYGAGASAPSAGGYGGVPSAGGHGNRPAPAPASGGYGGQHAAPSAPSHAAPVHVAPAPSSGGYGAGASSSSAGGYGGHAAPAAPVHAAPVHAAPVHAAPVHAAPVQAAPAQASGGYGAGASAPSAGGYGGVPSAEGHGNRPAPASGGYGGQHAAPSAPSHAAPVHVAPAPASGGYGSAASSSSGGYGGHVAPAAPSHGAPMTGGHGASQGASLGASYGR
- the LOC124313044 gene encoding spidroin-1-like isoform X6; this translates as MLAFSKILCAVAVVAVLVSSIDATKKGRGRGRSGGYGGSSMMSSYVQSSQVYGQVMCMVPCGGGGGGYNTMQSGGGHGGGYGGGQPARPMTGNSYGGGGHSPRPTLASSGYGSSQGGYGSAPRPAAPRPSGKGKGQSRPMTGGYGGQAAASSTGYGGGHAAVAPAAPRPAGYGGQSAGHAARPAASGYGGQSAGHAARPAAGGYGGQSAGHVAPAPSAGYGGQHAAPSAGGYGGVPSAGGHGSRRAPAPASGGYGGQHAAPSAPSHAAPVHVAPAPASGGYGAGASAPSAGGYGGHAAPAAPVHAAPVHAAPVHAAPVHAAPVQAAPAQASGGYGAGASAPSAGGYGGVPSAEGHGNRPAPASGGYGGQHAAPSAPSHAAPVHVAPAPASGGYGSAASSSSGGYGGHVAPAAPSHGAPMTGGHGASQGASLGASYGR
- the LOC124313044 gene encoding spidroin-2-like isoform X3; this encodes MLAFSKILCAVAVVAVLVSSIDATKKGRGRGRSGGYGGSSMMSSYVQSSQVYGQVMCMVPCGGGGGGYNTMQSGGGHGGGYGGGQPARPMTGNSYGGGGHSPRPTLASSGYGSSQGGYGSAPRPAAPRPSGKGKGQSRPMTGGYGGQAAASSTGYGGGHAAVAPAAPRPAGYGGQSAGHAARPAAGGYGGQSAGHVAPAPSAGYGGQHAAPSAGGYGGVPSAGGHGSRRAPAPASGGYGGQHAAPSAPSHAAPVHVAPAPASGGYGAGASAPSAGGYGGVPSAGGHGNRPAPAPASGGYGGQHAAPSAPSHAAPVHVAPAPSSGGYGAGASSSSAGGYGGHAAPAAPVHAAPVHAAPVHAAPVHAAPVQAAPAQASGGYGAGASAPSAGGYGGVPSAEGHGNRPAPASGGYGGQHAAPSAPSHAAPVHVAPAPASGGYGSAASSSSGGYGGHVAPAAPSHGAPMTGGHGASQGASLGASYGR